Genomic window (Desulfobacterales bacterium):
AATATGGAATTTTCACTTGCCGAGCTGTCTGAAATGGTTGGCGGAAAGGTGAAAGGTGACGAAAAAAAAAAAATAACTGGACCCGCACCCTTTGAAGAAGCAAATGAAAATCAAATAACACTCGCTGGAACGCCAGCATTCATAAAAAAAATCAATGAAACAAAAGCTGGAGCAATTATTGTTCCAGAAAGTGTAATATTTGATCCAAATCTGAGGCTTCTTGCCGTAAAAAATCCACAAGCGGCATTTGCAAAAATACTTAAAATTTTTACTCAAAAAGATGAAGCCTCTAAAGGTATTAGCCATAATGCACATATTGGGAAAAATTTTACTTGCGGAAAGAATATTACAATATCTCCATTTGTATTTATTGGAAATAATGTAATATTAGGTAATAATGTATATATCCATCCTGGAGCAGTAATCGAAGATAATGTTACAATAGGAGATGATGTAACAATTTTTTCTAATGTAAGCATACTTTATGGCTGTAAAATAGGAAATAGAGTTTTAATAAATGCTGGTTCAGTTATCGGTAGCGATGGATTTGGATTCGCTCCAGAAAAAGAAGCTTATATAAAAATATCCCATTCAGGAATAGTTCAAATCGATGAAGATGTAGAAATAGGTGCATGCAATACAATCGACAGAGCTACGTTTGGCAAAACATGGATTCAAAAAGGTGTAAAAACAGATAATCTTGTTCATGTTGCCCATAATGTTACAGTTGGTGAAAATACTTTACTTATAGCTCAAGTAGGAATAGCTGGCAGCGCAACTATAGGAAAACATGCTATTTTAGCAGGTCAATCCGGAATTTCTGGTCATTTAACTATAGGAGATAATGCTACTATAGGACCTCAATCTGGCATAGCAAAAAATGTTGCCCCAGGAGATATTGTTTCAGGAACGCCCGCTATTCCACATAAATTATGGCTCAAGGTTCAAAATCTTGTTACAAAACTACCGGATTTTAAAGCTAAATTAAATGAAACAGAAAAGAAAATCCTTGAAATAGAAAAAAAAATAATGGATTTAATAATAAACAAAACTATTTAGAGGAAAAATGGAATACGATATAGTTAAAATCTTAAATATTCTTCCACATCGCTATCCATTCATAATGATAGATAGGATAATTGAACTTGTACCTGGAAAAAAAGTAATAGCACTCAAAAATGTTTCAATCAACGAACCTTGCTTTCAGGGTCATTTTCCAGAAAATCCTATTATGCCTGGAGTTCTTATGCTTGAAGCAATGGGGCAGGCTGGAGGGATTCTTGCCCATAAAACACTTAATTTAGAAAAAGATGATTTATTATATTTTATAGGCATAGATAAAGTAAGATTTAGGAAACCTGTTTTTCCAGGCGACCAACTAATAATCGAACTCGAAATTTTAAGGCAAAGAGGAAAAGTTGTAAAAATGAAAGGTTCCGTCAAAGTTGACGGTAAAATTGCGGCAGAAGGTGAATTCATGACCGCTTTAGGAGGGAAAAAACATGATACATCCAACAGCAATAATTG
Coding sequences:
- the lpxD gene encoding UDP-3-O-(3-hydroxymyristoyl)glucosamine N-acyltransferase translates to MEFSLAELSEMVGGKVKGDEKKKITGPAPFEEANENQITLAGTPAFIKKINETKAGAIIVPESVIFDPNLRLLAVKNPQAAFAKILKIFTQKDEASKGISHNAHIGKNFTCGKNITISPFVFIGNNVILGNNVYIHPGAVIEDNVTIGDDVTIFSNVSILYGCKIGNRVLINAGSVIGSDGFGFAPEKEAYIKISHSGIVQIDEDVEIGACNTIDRATFGKTWIQKGVKTDNLVHVAHNVTVGENTLLIAQVGIAGSATIGKHAILAGQSGISGHLTIGDNATIGPQSGIAKNVAPGDIVSGTPAIPHKLWLKVQNLVTKLPDFKAKLNETEKKILEIEKKIMDLIINKTI
- the fabZ gene encoding 3-hydroxyacyl-ACP dehydratase FabZ; translated protein: MEYDIVKILNILPHRYPFIMIDRIIELVPGKKVIALKNVSINEPCFQGHFPENPIMPGVLMLEAMGQAGGILAHKTLNLEKDDLLYFIGIDKVRFRKPVFPGDQLIIELEILRQRGKVVKMKGSVKVDGKIAAEGEFMTALGGKKHDTSNSNN